The following proteins are co-located in the Dromiciops gliroides isolate mDroGli1 chromosome 2, mDroGli1.pri, whole genome shotgun sequence genome:
- the LOC122740403 gene encoding olfactory receptor 1N1-like: protein MGHGNQTSVSEFLLQGLSQWPEHQQLFFGLFLCMYLVTMVGNVLIFLAIISEARLHTPMYFFLATLSFADIGLSSSIVLKMLHNLYTQHHTISYAGCLTQLYFFLSFGDMDSFLLAVMAYDRYMAICYPLHYTTAMSPQLCILLVSMCWVITNLHALLHTLLMAKLSFCVVGKISHFFCDISPLLKVSCSSTHLNELMVFVAGGPVMTVPFLCTLISYIYIVSAILRMPSSGGGRRKAFSTCGSHLSVVCMFYGLIMMIKNAIFYREVTD from the exons ATGGGACATGGAAATCAGACCAGTGTTTCTGAGTTTCTTCTCCAGGGGCTCTCCCAGTGGCCAGAACACCAACAACTCTTCTTTGGATTGTTTCTCTGCATGTACCTGGTTACCATGGTAGGGAATGTGCTCATCTTCCTTGCCATCATCTCTGAAGCTCGCCTCCACACCCCTATGTATTTCTTCCTGGCCACTCTTTCCTTTGCTGACATTGGTCTATCCTCTAGTATAGTCTTGAAGATGCTACATAACCTGTATACTCAGCATCACACCATCTCCTATGCAGGGTGCCTAACAcaactctatttctttctttcatttggggACATGGACAGCTTCCTGCTTGCTGTGATGGCATATGATCGCTACATGGCCATCTGTTACCCACTCCATTATACCACAGCCATGAGTCCCCAGCTCTGCATCCTTCTGGTGAGCATGTGCTGGGTGATCACTAATCTCCATGCTCTGTTACACACTTTGCTCATGGCAAAATTGTCCTTCTGTGTGGTAGGGAAAATATCCCACTTTTTTTGTGACATCAGTCCCCTGTTGAAAGTGTCCTGCTCTTCCACCCATCTAAATGAATTAATGGTTTTTGTTGCAGGTGGTCCAGTTATGACAGTTCCTTTCCTATGCACTCTAATCTCTTATATCTACATTGTCTCTGCAATTCTCAGGATGCCATCTTCAGGGGGTGGCAGGAGAAAGGCCTTCTCCACTTGTGGCTCTCACCTCTCTGTGGTCTGTATGTTTTATG GGCTGATTATGATGATAAAGAATGCTATCTTTTACAGAGAAGTGACAGATTAA